One Setaria viridis chromosome 5, Setaria_viridis_v4.0, whole genome shotgun sequence genomic region harbors:
- the LOC117857799 gene encoding uncharacterized protein, with the protein MTAVTATLFPVNLLNLMVLRLLLVVGFNSAVTFFFFVVPMIRVLRLERNSRTKSDTQFWWYLCCGFSGYIVWVYYFSDCSSLHQAAVFPIYMVSILGAIVHFILLCIATYLTLGVRDKRPYALIFVLGSSLIGATLLWVFKVKWIGWLGFSLTALSHCFRFGATNYRDKFTFWLFDVSIPIWVVNAFISVVGSITGFLWLRHPQLCISMEYKVTSYVIGVVRAIEVYLWCSRGMARVLSKIEGEINHV; encoded by the exons ATGACAGCTG TGACAGCCACACTGTTTCCTGTGAACCTGCTGAATCTAATGGTGCTAAGGCTGTTGTTGGTTGTTGGTTTCAACTCAGCCGtaactttcttcttcttcgttgtGCCTAT GATACGAGTATTGAGGTTAGAGCGTAACAGCCGTACTAAGTCGGATACACAATTTTGGTGGTATCTTTGCTGTGGCTTTAGTGGCTACATCGTATGGGTATATTACTTCAGTGATTGCTCTTCATTACATCAAGCAGCGGTGTTTCCAATATATATGGTGTCAATATTGGGGGCAATTGTCCATTTCATCCTTTTATGTATTGCTACATATCTGACTTTGGGTGTGCGG GATAAGAGGCCATATGCACTGATTTTTGTACTAGGATCATCCTTAATCGGTGCTACTCTTCTGTGGGTGTTTAAAGTGAAATGGATTGGATGGTTGGGCTTCTCATTGACAGCCCTTTCGCATTGCTTCCGGTTCGGAGCTACT AACTATCGGGACAAGTTCACCTTCTGGCTTTTTGATGTATCCATACCAATCTGGGTGGTTAATGCATTCATATCTGTGGTGGGATCCATAACTGGATTTTTGTGGCTTAGGCACCCTCAGTTGTGCATCTCGATGGAATACAAG GTAACTTCTTACGTGATTGGAGTTGTGCGTGCCATTGAGGTCTATCTATGGTGTTCCCGTGGCATGGCAAGGGTATTGTCAAAGATAGAAGGGGAGATCAATCATGTTTAG